The Verrucomicrobiia bacterium sequence GCCCGGGCCCGGGGCGGGGGGATGTGGCGGGTGATGGACTCGAACAGCGGTTCCATGGTGCCGCTCACATGGTCGAGTTCGGCCTTGGCGTAGCCGTTCTTGGCGGAGCAGTACACGAAGGGGAAATCGAGCTGCTCGTCGGTGGCGTTGAGGGAGATGAACAGCTCGAAGACCTGGTCGAGCACCTTCTTCGGGTTGGCGTTGTCGCGGTCGATCTTGTTGATGACCACGATGGGTTTGGCGCCGGCCTCGAGGGCCTTGCGAAGGACGAAGCGGGTCTGGGCCTGGGGTCCCTCGGCGGCGTCCACGACCAGCAGGACGCCATCGATCATGTTCATGATGCGCTCGACCTCGCCGCCGAAGTCGGCGTGGCCCGGGGTGTCCACGATGTTGATGTGGAAATTCTTGTATTTGAAGGCCGCGTTCTTGGCCCGGATGGTGATGCCCTTCTCCCGTTCGAGGTCCATCGAATCCATGATGCGTTCCTCGGTCGCCTTGGCCTCGTTGGCCCGGAAGGTGCCGGACTGCTTCAGGAGACAGTCCACCAGGGTGGTCTTGCCGTGATCGACGTGGGCGATGATCGCGATGTTGCGGATGTGTTGCATGCGGAAACGGGATGTGCGGCCGGGCGTACCGGCTGTCCCCGGGGAAACGTGGCTCCTTCGGAGATCGGGACGGCAATGGCCATCCCTGGCGCTCCAGGAAGGAATGACCTCGGCCTCCACCGGGCCGCGGACCCTATCAGGACCCGCGCGCCCCGCAAGTGCCGCTTCGAGGGAGCTGTCGTGTCCGGTGCATCTCCGAGTTCTGGTTGAGGAGGCCGTGAATCGGAGGGACGAGCTCTGCGAGTCCGCAGTCCATGGCACCCCTCCCTTGCGGCGTCGTGGAACTCGGCCCTCCGAGTTCACACCCCCGCTTCACCTTTCGGAGGGACGAGCTCCGCGGGTCCACAATCCATTTTCGGCAGCATCGACGACTCCGGGCTGGCGGCGAGGGCGGAGGCCGCGTACCCAGTGGGTGCGGAAAGGCGGACGGCGTCCGGGTCCCGCCGGCCCCCAATCCGTCGCGTGCCCGAACCATGAACGATGTCACCCGCATGCTGGAGGCGATCCGTCACGGGGAGGAAGGGGCGGAAGGCCGGTTGCTCCCGCTGGTGTACGAGGAACTCCGCCGGCTGGCGGCGCATCGGATGGCCGGGGAACTGCCCGGTCACACCTTGCAGGCCACGGCGCTCGTGCATGAGGCCTGGCTGCGCCTGGCCGGAGGGCCGGCTGAGGGTTGGTCCAATCGGGCTCACTTCTTCACCGCGGCCGCCGAAGCCATGCGCCGGATCCTCGTGGACCATGCACGGCGGAAACTGGCGCGGAAGCGGGGTGCTGGTGCCGAGAAGGTCGAGTTCGAGGAATCCCGGTTCGCACTGAACGTCGCGCCCGATGAACTTCTCGCCGTTCACGAGGCCCTCGACCGTCTCCAGGAGGAGGATTCCCAGGCCGCCGAACTGGTGAAGCTCCGATACTTCGTGGGCATGACCATGCAGGAGGCGGCCGATTCCCTGGCGTTGCCGCTGCGGTCCGCCGAACGGTTGTGGACCTATGCGCGCCTTTGGCTGCGGACCGAGTTGGGGACCCGTTCGGGCGCCTGACCCCGCCCGCTTCCGGATCTGAATGCTCCACCTGGCACCTCCACCACCGGAGGATGCGCCGCCCAGGATTCCGAAATCCCGGCGGCCACGCGGGATTTGACCCCGGCACCCGGCATCCGCACAGTCGCCGCCCGTCGGTGCCATGGCGCACCCGCTCCCCTTCGCCCTTTTTTATCGCGTCGCGTCCCCATGTATTCCTCCCGCGTCAAGACCGGTGCATTCGTTCTCGAGGGGCTGAACTCGATCTCGACCACCTACTATTTTTTTTATGTCTTCTTCTTCCTGAAGGAGCACTTCGGGTTCGGAAGCCGGGAGAACCTGACCTGGGCGATCGCGCACGGAGCGGTGTACGTGGTGGCGTCGTGGCAGGGCGGGCGGTTCGGACAACGCCGGGGCTACCTGAAGGCGATGCAGCTCGGGTTCGCCGGGATGTCCCTGTGCTTTTTCACCGGCTGGCTGGTGAACCTGGCAGAGCCCGGACGGACCCTGGAGATCGTCCTTCAGGCGGCGCTGATGCTGGGGGCCACGGTGGCCATCTGTTTCACCTGGCCCAATCTCGAGGCCATCGTGAGCGAGGGCGAACCGGGTCATCGCCTCCAACGCCTGATCGGGATCTACAACCTGGTGTGGTCCGGGGCGGGCGCGCTCGCCTATTTCACCGGCGGGGCGCTGATGGAACTTCTGGGGGGCCGCAACCAGATCTTCCTGGTGCCGGCGCTGATGATCGCGGCGCAGTGGGGTCTGGCGACCTGGCTGGCATCGCAACCAGGGGCGAAGGGAGGGCACGGTCCGGCCATCCACGGGTCGGTGGCCTCCCCCGAGGAACGTCGGCGCAGTGCGGTGCCGCCGAAGGCGTTCCTGCTGATGTCGTGGCTGGCCAACCCGTGCGCCTACATCGCCATCGCCACGGCCATTCCATTGATTCCCACCCTGGCCGGGAGTCTGGAACTGACACCGCGGACGGCCGGGTTCTTCTGCTCGATCTGGCTGTTCAGCCGCACGCTGACCTTTGTGGGGCTGTGGATGTGGAACGGGTGGCACTACCGGTTCCGCTGGCTCTTTCTCGCCTTCGTGGGCTTGATCGGCGGCTTCCTCTTCATCTTTCTGGGGGCGGGCTGGACGGGACTGACCCGCGGCCAGGCGCTCCTCGTGGTGGGGATCGCCCAGACGGTGTTCGGCGTCGCGCTGGGTCTCATCTACTACTCGTCGCTCTTCTATTCGATGGATGTGGGGGACACCAAAGGCGACCACGGCGGCATCCATGAGGCGGCGATCGGCGCCGGGATCCTCGGGGGCCCGCTGGTGGGCGCCATGGCGCAGTGGCTTCGACCGGGAAGCCCCACGGCCGCCGCCTGGGCGGTGAGCGGCGTCCTCGGACTCGGCTTTCTCGCCATCCTCTGGATGCGATCCCGTGCCGCACGACCGGGTTCCGGTGGGTCCGCATCCCATTGAGAACCGATTGAGACCGTGCATCTCGAAGCCCATCCCCGGACATGCCGGCCCGGGAGAAGCCGGATCCGCCGCAACGAGAAATGCCCGGCTGTTGATCAGTCCCACTGGATGTGAGACTCATGCCGGCCCGCGCCG is a genomic window containing:
- a CDS encoding sigma-70 family RNA polymerase sigma factor encodes the protein MNDVTRMLEAIRHGEEGAEGRLLPLVYEELRRLAAHRMAGELPGHTLQATALVHEAWLRLAGGPAEGWSNRAHFFTAAAEAMRRILVDHARRKLARKRGAGAEKVEFEESRFALNVAPDELLAVHEALDRLQEEDSQAAELVKLRYFVGMTMQEAADSLALPLRSAERLWTYARLWLRTELGTRSGA
- a CDS encoding MFS transporter → MYSSRVKTGAFVLEGLNSISTTYYFFYVFFFLKEHFGFGSRENLTWAIAHGAVYVVASWQGGRFGQRRGYLKAMQLGFAGMSLCFFTGWLVNLAEPGRTLEIVLQAALMLGATVAICFTWPNLEAIVSEGEPGHRLQRLIGIYNLVWSGAGALAYFTGGALMELLGGRNQIFLVPALMIAAQWGLATWLASQPGAKGGHGPAIHGSVASPEERRRSAVPPKAFLLMSWLANPCAYIAIATAIPLIPTLAGSLELTPRTAGFFCSIWLFSRTLTFVGLWMWNGWHYRFRWLFLAFVGLIGGFLFIFLGAGWTGLTRGQALLVVGIAQTVFGVALGLIYYSSLFYSMDVGDTKGDHGGIHEAAIGAGILGGPLVGAMAQWLRPGSPTAAAWAVSGVLGLGFLAILWMRSRAARPGSGGSASH